The Cydia pomonella isolate Wapato2018A chromosome 9, ilCydPomo1, whole genome shotgun sequence sequence acgatatatataatatataaatatttataaatacttaaataaatagaaaacacccatgactcaggaacaaatatccatgctcatcacacaaatacatgcccttaccaggatttgaacccgggaccatcagcttcgtaggcagggtcactacccactaggccaaaccggtcgtcaattaataaaaaacataaaacataaaaaaatgtctGTAAAGTAAACACATTgaacaaaattacaaaaataaattgatttgttataatttgtaaatgtaAAACTGGTGCAATAAATGTTTCATCAGCCGATGAAACGTGCAGATTTCCATCCGATCCTCTCCAAAGCTTCTTCTCGGTTTCCATATATAAGCGTACACTGCATTACAAGTTTTTTATCGATATGACAGTAATATTTAGTGCAAGGTGTCCGAAGGTACAAACCCATTCATGAgggaatatacatataatttttgaGGTTTAGTTTCTACGTACTGAACtaccataaaataatataaaaatacctttttttatttctaactATATCTAGGTAAGTACCTTGTTCGTGTATGTGCCATATTCCTGTTGTAAGGGTAATCCATACTCCATTATCCACGAGTAAGATTTGGTAGGACTTCCGCCCTTACAACCTTTATTTCCGTGTCTgtgaaataaaacatatttatatgaaatatttgtaatatctGTACAATAGTTTTTATTGACAAACCTAGATAAAGAgtttataactaaaataatgatggtattttttattatttaaggacCGTAAACTATCATCGGgctgtttaatttttaaataagtgtCTGTGATTTTATGTCGCTCACCCACGGACAAACTCGTGTATTTTTAATGACTGATTGTGTTTACAATAGATGACTGGATATGTTATAGTGCCATAAgttttaaggatgactcacatcAGACCGGGTCGAGCCGAGCTTctggcgcttcgttttctatgggaagcattacgtgatcaccggtcatctgtcatagaaaagtaagggtcggaagctccggcccggaccCGGCCCGGTCTAACGTGAGTTATCctttataagtataataaaatgaaaaatttagtCTAAATCAAAAAATTACCCCCAGGAGCAATCTATGAGAGCTTGTTCACTGAGCTTCATCCAAGTACCTCCGTTGCTCCGAGCCAGAGCACCTTCCACGACAGCCGTAACAGCAAAGGCCCAATCAGACTCGCATCCTTCATTTAACGCATCTGAAAATTATTCATTTCTAAGTTACTGCATATAGGTAACAAAGTTAACTGATTGGCTTTCATAAATGAGTAAAAACCTAAACAATAATTATGGTTTAACGGCTTCTAGGCCACTAAACAAAGGAAGAATGCAATGAAGTTCCAGCACTTCATTaaggtgcggaaacatttttTAGAGATCCGACTCTAGTAATAACTCAACAGTCAAACATAAACTAGATACCATTAGATTAGATAATTGAGTGTATTTGATACAAATTCGCTAGATCTGGGTTTCATTAAGGAACTTACCCGACACTGGACCAACAAGGCCTTCCACCCTTAAATCGTACTCCTTTGGCAGagtatttgcaattttttttatttcctctaTTGTGTAAGGAAAAGGTATGCTTCCGGTTTTAGGCTTGTCACTTTTCGGTCTTCTGTACTTCGAGATTTCTTCGTCAATACGATCGGACAGTTTATTTAGTGTGAGTTTATAACccagatttttattatttgtactggTTACTAATCTGGAAAAGCAGAATAgcttaattttagtttaaagaGATAATAGTAAGAATTTTCAAAATACACTTTGCAAAAGTTTATACCTTTAGAAGCTCAACGGAAAGTGTCAGATGTAATTCTGCGCTTGTAAATCCAGTACGCCCAGTAATCTGGCTGTTGGCGTCTTAGATGGCCCGCTCTATATTCCGGTACTTTACACAATCGAACGCCGGATTACGAGCGGTGCATTACTCGGGAAAATATCGGGTGCCGGATTACCGAGCGCCTACTGAATACTATTATCATTTACAAAGAACAAAATGGTACCTATTATCAAGAGTCACTATTGCAATTAGttacttgtttttattaaaatgtgacGTTACCTCCAACTTTTGTAGAAATTGCGTTTTCTCATTTCACGTTCTTCCTTATTGGCATATTGTTTTCCAAACTGCCGTACATATCTAGGAAATTCatggaaatatttaaaattaaaaaaattgcaacgATCGTTTATCATACTATTAGTATTATAACAATCCGACTACACAAGTATGAAAGAGTtgattatttataatacaaatgTAGGTTATTCGAGTCACTGTACTCCATTATTTAGTCAATGTTTTGTTggtaaaatattgtcaattaaAAAGTCAAAATTATGTGTTAGCTGACATTATGGtacaatttattaatattaattcaaaatcaaaaattagaCAATAAGCTACCCTGTTcgacaatatatttatttaaaaaatccaactatgtacctatttctttttcaatattttttattttaacaaaactatagcggacactTACCTGACTGCCTAACGCCCTGACCCCGAATGAAATGACTAtgctacataaaataaatatacttacaaaaatactGTCCGCTTAATATAACGACATCGAAGGAAAATGACAAACATGTCATAATATatgtagcgtagtcatctctctctatcactcttctatattagtgcgacagtgacaatttCATGAAAATAGGACTTATAGGTAAGCGATATATCACTATAAGCGAAGTCATCTTATCCGAATTTGTTACaaagaattttatatgaaaaccaaaCTGCACCCTTTAATTATTTCAAAAGAACCCGTTGGTCAATACATATGAGCAGATTAATAATAAACTGATTCCACTGTGGTACTTACGTCGAAAATGCATCATCAAATGCCGTAATGTCTTCGGCATTTAAAGTCAGGAGATAGTTATCACTGGATTTACTAGAAGCTTTTTCATCATTTTCTTTGTTTGAGCAATTATCTAaaaatggtattaaaaaaaaattagaaattataatataagtcaTACTAAATAATtgagtaagtaggtatttatttcttgtataCTAGGTAAATACGAATGTTGTAAATGTTCTTATTCATAATACGACAACTTACAGGTCATTTTAAAAACGTCTAAATCAATGTCTTTATTGAAGTTGTCGAAATCCCAAATCTCGTAATTGTTCAAATATCCATGCCAGTCATCAACCTCCTTGGTTTTGTATCTACAATCATAAAGAAGAACAACGATCATAAgacttttaaccttttaaccgccgtagactgatatataagacatacTTATACAATACCCAACTCATTTCGCCGCTGtctctgataaataagacaaaacttcgtgtaacttcggCAACACGAGCACGCTCGATAAAAGatctaagcggttaaaaggttaaatatcCCTGTAGTACTTTTAAAATGCTCGACCTGAGTTTACAGTAGGTAAACATTACGATaccaatttttataatattatttaaaacttgAACAAAAATGCCCACATtatgtttttcttatttcattTAGGTTCAGTTAATGATGTAACAATAATAGTGGGGATCcctttaagggctcctctacacgatggcccagcgtaggctaGTCTAAAGGACGCacctatgcggtgaaatgaaatagcaatatcacttgctccctctaacgcataaatgcgtccctaggactggtcTACGCTgtgccatcgtgtagaggagccataaggacatattcggtatcgtgttctgcagtggcagcatggttccgtttttatcacttgtcactatgcccatttCTTTCGCgattatatacttgttagaacgtgacaggcatggtgacaaatgataacgAGCGGACCATCTTGGCCCTACAGATTAGGAAAAAGCAGAACAAAAAATTTTGACGCAATTTTTTTCCCTTAGTTGGCCTTAGAGGGTAGGCCGACTTGGACGATGCCTGCCCcatagagattttttttttgagtctGGTAAATTTTTCTTCTacctttttttctaataatattgTGTTAGCTGAGACCaggcaaaatattaaataaataaaaaagttttaagttaggttaggttagcttTTAAGGAAGGTTTTTAGGTTTAAATTTCGGAATAATATTTGATCCACCATATTTTGCATTCCAGAtgttggtaaattgagtgaacCTGTGAATatcttttaattacttttatgtaccaatttaaattgcaaaatataaacatttgatTGGATTAAATGGAAGATATCTAAATTAAggaaattaattataatgtttACCTTACGGGAATCCAATAGGCGGTACCGTTATCAGCGTAGGCCCATAATGTTTTCTCATTTTCTGGTCTCGTTTCCCCTGCATTTGTGAATTTGACGCAATCGATACCTCTAATATTTTCAGTAccttctaaataaaaaatacaaaagatttaataataataaatacttgaatatatttatctatatctgAAAGAATATTATTAACGACGTTGCGCACGCTGTTCTGTTGCATAAACAgtgtatagttttcatttttagaaatttatatgtatttataaggtatttgtaatatgggccttgttgccagAAATACCAGAAAAAACATtctaaaatacaaattaatattaaattaattaaagctTTCATGACAAAAAGTTGGCGTGAATCTGCGCGGGACTGAGCAAAATGGCGTATTTTTGTGACTACAGGCCTACAAGCCAAGATTAATTTTGGGTCATGGCGCCAgccaattaaataaaaaagtaggtaagtaactaAAGCAAAAAAGGCTGAAAATGAGAATAAAACTTCCTCTTACCTTGCTTATTGAGATCACCGATTGTGGGTAGAAAATTTTCTGGTCTTACAAGCATTTCCTTGATTTTTGTACACACCATCTTGTTGGTCTCTTCCTCTGTTGTCTCAGGATGAATCTGTGTAAGTAAAAAGGAAAAAGACCGGCCAAGGGCCAGTTAGAcacgcgcacgaagggttctgtactattacgcaaaaaatcatatatatgtattttttttgtttttagtatttgttgttatagcagcaacagaaaatacatcatctgtgataatttcaactgtctagctatcgcgatttatgagatacagcgtggtgacagaaagacagacagtggagtcttagtaatagggtcccgtttttatccCTAGgttatggaaccctaaaaactagagTTAAGTTTTCTGAATCTTGTAAAATAAGATTTATAACATAGATTCTAATTAAGATTTTAGACACTCTACTATACTAActatcccaacaaaaacatacatGTGAAATAAGAGACAAGTTCAATGTTAACAtatgtcgttgttgactcgccgacaaaagaattgagatctatatgggtgccaagttctgtgctgtgtagaaaatcctgagaaAATGgatcgaaacatgtcgagcgtctTTTCGACTTAGGACCAAAGGAATGGCGGCATCGTTCCGAGCAATGGATTGGcctatgatctattagatggcgccactttttagcACATAtgagtgaaagaataaggttcaaagtcaaatggagttctaaaagttttaatcatgtgtcgaaagatggcagtaaatttactgttgctacaaagttttctttaacaatccacctctatttcaaattctctttgataatacCTGAATGACCCgtttcaaattaattttaatatactacTACTAATAAACTGAAGTAACCCTTTTATTACGTACTAGCGTCCGCCCTGGCTTCGTATGGGCTAACatattatacacctaaaccttccttaCGAATCACTCTAATAATAAGTGAAAATCCGTTCACTAGTTTTTGAGTTGCGAacgtacagacagacagacgcggcgggggactttgttttatttgtattttgacgTAAACTCCATAATATGCTTTTCACCTCAGCaactcgaacaagcctactttcgtcactccagggagtgtgGAAAGTGCGACTTACCTCACTCCAGGGAATGACGAAAgtacgactttcctcactccagagagtgagacaaagtagctttttaatttagtgaaggccatgaatacacgAATAAAAACtgtacttgatgttgaatttttttaacctttaatatgttctcactactgaggtgaaaattTGTAGGTATGTTTCACACGacagcaaagttattttacatctcgtgtttttgaaaaactaactttcctctcttgttgcacaaataactattgtacctCATATTTTCCATAGCCCTTTTTCGTGCCTATCGCGATTTTAATAACTGCTCCATTATTGGCTTCCAAGCGTGAATTCCTCGACGATCTcctgtaaataaatgaaaatattaaaaatttgtttttagagGTATtctgttattaatttttattgttttttacgaGTGCTATTTTTCCAAGGTGATAAAGAATATTAAAATGATCACTATGGTAAAACTGCTGTAATCGCTATccctatattaataataatatgagtaataaatgatacTGTAGGCTGTACTGACCAAACAtttgtgacgaccggtctggcctagtcggtgaccctgcctatgaagccgttggtcctgggttcgaatcccggatagggcatgtattcgtgtgatgagcacaaatattttttcctgagtcatgggtattttctatgtattcaagtatttgtatattatacacatatatatatatatatatatatatatatatatatatatatatatatatatatatatattttaatatttatatattatatatatcgttgtctaagtaccctcaacacaagctttattgagcttactgtgggacttagtcaatttgtgtaataatgtccaataatatttattatttatttatttatatatcgttgtctgagtacccacaatacaagccaaTTCTTGAGCtgaccgtgggacttagtcaatatgtgtaagaatgtcatataatatttagtacctgtgcgaccgagcttagctcggttacaactatttattgtaatatggtggtgtataggtgataatcttaactacattttttactaaattaaacttgtctaaaacaataaaaattaaaaatatatatatataaacttgaacatataaaaaaaaaaagttagtcaccgggcgagattcgaacccctaacactcgtttagcagtccgcgttttaacccgctggaccagacggacagtggtcggtcggcaacacgaaattagcgaccatattctgcgtcgaaagaaaaacgcatgaaaactcgaaaacacgcgttttcccaaacataaaactaatctagatcgattgtttacccccaaaaacccccatataccaaatttcagcaaaatcgttagagccgtttccgagatcccggaaatgtatatatatatacaagaattgctcgtttaaaggtataagatttattattcaattatttgTTCATCCActtttaaataagtaacttgtggatttaagttttttttaacccgCAATGTGATACCGAAGTTTGTTTGTAGCATAATATCAAGCGACGTCAATTAGACTGATGAGaggtacattgaaaataatatttattttacacgaaaaagAGTAAATCTAAAGatagatttaataattttttcaacacacttgctcaaaacgttTTTATGCCACCGATTTTTGACTCATAATCCTGCAtaacgcgtgctttttcagtatattataacactcgtgctttttcattacaATATCCGACTGAGTCAAGagggtaactgattgctaataatatgcatggaaacggagccttcttaatttggtcgattaatacattttttttttaaccaaccattaggtttcaaatgttagttcaaagaggttttatcacaccaaacataatttatagattaaattatctcgtaaattacattaatgaataaacataacattttatcgatttgatctccatccgtcgaataaaaatacgaaaatattttaattggctgtttgtcgatttcgttcgcgcctttgccttatTAACATcaaaaattgctcatttaaacgtaaacaaacatGCCAAAAACACAtatgataatttataaaaaaaaatatcttaccaGTATTTAAAGTTTTCGATCAAACCAGATGACATATAATACTTTGTTGCTTCGAGAGAATACGTAGGAGGCCATTTCAGGACAGGAGACTCTTTATCTATTTTTACTGCAAGTGTAAAATTAACCAATTTGATAAATTGCA is a genomic window containing:
- the LOC133521202 gene encoding uncharacterized protein LOC133521202, with amino-acid sequence MTLKGLLLFCLVYVAAGKHVKIDKESPVLKWPPTYSLEATKYYMSSGLIENFKYWRSSRNSRLEANNGAVIKIAIGTKKGYGKYEIHPETTEEETNKMVCTKIKEMLVRPENFLPTIGDLNKQEGTENIRGIDCVKFTNAGETRPENEKTLWAYADNGTAYWIPVRYKTKEVDDWHGYLNNYEIWDFDNFNKDIDLDVFKMTYNCSNKENDEKASSKSSDNYLLTLNAEDITAFDDAFSTYVRQFGKQYANKEEREMRKRNFYKSWRLVTSTNNKNLGYKLTLNKLSDRIDEEISKYRRPKSDKPKTGSIPFPYTIEEIKKIANTLPKEYDLRVEGLVGPVSDALNEGCESDWAFAVTAVVEGALARSNGGTWMKLSEQALIDCSWGHGNKGCKGGSPTKSYSWIMEYGLPLQQEYGTYTNKNGFCKMKNMTKTYKIKGYTDVIPNSVDALKIALINHGPISVNLNGGYGLMLYDGGILYDELCDVSDVGDEEEKIPMTLVGYGEKDGDTFWILKESNSPYWGIDGYVYISARNNNCGVMNEATYAIA